From the Acidilutibacter cellobiosedens genome, one window contains:
- a CDS encoding response regulator, with protein sequence MADGILIVDDASFMRMMIKDILTKNGFTVLGEAENGMKAVEKYNELKPSLVIMDITMPEVDGIQAVKAIRKIDGNAKIVMCSAMGQQAMVIEAIQAGAKDFIVKPFQADRVIEAVKKVLS encoded by the coding sequence ATGGCTGATGGAATACTGATCGTAGATGATGCATCTTTTATGAGAATGATGATAAAAGATATTTTAACTAAAAATGGATTTACAGTTTTGGGAGAGGCGGAAAACGGGATGAAAGCTGTAGAAAAGTATAATGAATTAAAGCCCTCTCTTGTTATCATGGACATCACCATGCCTGAGGTAGATGGAATTCAAGCTGTGAAGGCAATAAGAAAAATTGACGGGAACGCTAAAATAGTTATGTGTTCAGCAATGGGACAACAAGCTATGGTAATTGAAGCAATACAGGCGGGAGCAAAGGATTTTATTGTTAAGCCATTCCAAGCAGATAGAGTAATAGAAGCTGTAAAGAAGGTATTAAGCTAA
- a CDS encoding FliO/MopB family protein has translation MGKYFGGIFIFLITVFNSFAYAEGNGGEESFLKLFIKMILYLLIFIAVIVLCFYGTKLVGKRSKSFFKSKYMEIIDTVSLGTNVKLIVMKVNDKIYIMGVGNNGFTLIDKINEDEFPIYEESDEKNFTDYLKKYNSILALKDLGKIKDKLKMKRSNEVNSNECRDEKDDKKNS, from the coding sequence ATGGGAAAATATTTTGGAGGAATATTTATCTTTTTGATTACAGTATTTAATTCCTTTGCTTATGCAGAAGGAAATGGCGGTGAAGAAAGTTTTTTAAAATTATTTATTAAAATGATTTTGTATCTTTTAATCTTTATCGCAGTTATAGTACTATGTTTTTACGGGACAAAGCTTGTTGGGAAAAGATCTAAATCATTTTTTAAAAGTAAGTATATGGAAATAATTGATACGGTAAGCTTGGGAACAAATGTTAAATTGATAGTCATGAAGGTGAATGACAAAATTTATATTATGGGTGTAGGAAATAACGGCTTTACACTTATAGATAAAATTAATGAGGATGAATTTCCTATATATGAAGAATCGGATGAAAAGAATTTTACGGACTACTTGAAAAAGTATAATTCAATTTTGGCGTTAAAAGATCTTGGAAAAATAAAAGACAAATTAAAAATGAAAAGGTCAAATGAAGTTAATTCAAATGAGTGTAGGGATGAAAAAGATGACAAAAAGAACAGTTAA
- a CDS encoding motility protein A, with product MDIATVVGLLAGIFFTIYGVYSSGGVIASYINIPSIIITLGGTLASTLMSYPLKSFLNLGNVIRNAFKEKDFSPNKIIEEIINLANVARKEGLLSLEEYGEKINDDFLKKGILLIVDGTDPELVRNIMETELTFLEDRHAEGQRMLESAATFAPAFGMIGTLVGLINMLRTLSDPSTVGPQMSVALVTTYYGSILANVVFLPMANKLKIVGNKEVLVKELIIEGLLAIQAGENPRIIEEKLKTFVSPQMRKNYREQEQLRREGVI from the coding sequence TTGGATATAGCAACTGTAGTGGGACTTCTTGCAGGAATATTTTTTACTATATATGGAGTTTACTCATCCGGAGGTGTTATAGCCTCATATATAAATATTCCATCCATAATAATTACATTAGGAGGTACTTTGGCTTCCACTCTTATGAGCTATCCTCTTAAAAGTTTTCTAAATTTGGGAAATGTAATTAGAAATGCATTTAAAGAAAAGGACTTCAGCCCTAATAAAATAATAGAAGAGATAATTAATCTTGCCAACGTTGCACGTAAAGAAGGCTTGCTTTCTTTGGAGGAATATGGAGAGAAGATTAATGATGATTTTCTTAAAAAAGGAATTCTGCTGATAGTAGATGGTACCGATCCTGAATTGGTAAGAAATATAATGGAAACAGAGCTTACATTTCTTGAAGACAGACATGCTGAAGGTCAGAGAATGTTGGAGTCGGCAGCAACTTTTGCACCTGCTTTTGGTATGATAGGAACTCTTGTAGGACTTATAAACATGTTGAGAACCTTAAGTGATCCCAGTACTGTAGGACCTCAAATGTCTGTAGCGTTGGTAACGACTTATTATGGGTCCATTTTAGCAAATGTCGTTTTTTTACCGATGGCTAATAAATTGAAAATTGTAGGAAACAAGGAGGTGCTGGTTAAGGAACTGATAATAGAAGGATTGTTGGCAATACAGGCCGGAGAAAACCCAAGGATAATAGAAGAAAAGTTGAAGACCTTTGTATCTCCCCAAATGAGAAAAAATTACAGAGAACAAGAACAGCTTAGAAGAGAGGGAGTTATATGA
- a CDS encoding OmpA/MotB family protein gives MRKKREADNVNTSSWLNTYADMITLLLCFFVAIYAFSNVDKAKFDTMVQSFRPGESSGNGSNVNIEDLGLDEDELERIRDILEEYTDEKGLSDEITMDLEERGLVIRFKDSVFFDSGKADIKPKSKNILHYLAEILKKSEFKSMQIKIEGHTDSDPIVHSNEYPTNWELSAIRATNVLRYLVEVENIEGNRISSSGYSYYRPIAPNDTKANKAKNRRVDIVILRESSQKNEPK, from the coding sequence ATGAGAAAGAAGAGAGAAGCGGATAATGTAAATACATCTTCCTGGCTTAATACATATGCTGATATGATAACACTTTTACTCTGTTTCTTTGTGGCAATATATGCTTTTTCCAATGTAGATAAAGCAAAGTTTGATACTATGGTTCAGTCCTTTAGACCTGGTGAAAGTTCGGGAAACGGAAGTAATGTCAATATTGAAGATTTGGGATTGGACGAAGATGAGTTAGAAAGAATTAGGGATATTTTGGAAGAATATACTGATGAGAAGGGACTTTCCGATGAAATTACGATGGATTTGGAAGAAAGAGGACTTGTCATAAGGTTTAAGGACAGTGTATTTTTTGACTCGGGAAAGGCTGATATAAAACCAAAATCAAAGAATATCCTCCATTATTTAGCGGAGATACTTAAGAAATCTGAGTTTAAAAGTATGCAGATTAAAATTGAAGGCCATACGGATTCGGATCCAATTGTACATTCTAATGAGTATCCTACTAACTGGGAATTATCTGCAATAAGAGCGACCAATGTATTAAGATATTTAGTTGAAGTTGAAAATATTGAAGGAAACAGGATATCTTCATCCGGATACAGCTATTACAGACCCATAGCGCCAAATGATACTAAAGCAAATAAAGCTAAAAACAGAAGGGTTGATATTGTAATACTCAGAGAGTCTTCTCAAAAAAATGAACCTAAGTAA
- the flhB gene encoding flagellar biosynthesis protein FlhB: MRSRIFSIDLQLFAEGEKTEKATPKKRRDTREEGQVLQSREVTSAFILLLCFIGFKIFGGRIFSNYLEFLEEVFSLISNPTDIFLESNFKVGFLKVIVEFLGAILPIGLISLLSGLLINYAQIGFLFTTKPLKIKLSRINPIEGFKRLFSKRAIMELLKSIIKVVIIGYVAYNFISNNLNTIINLPGLEMIPAIKSMSSIILDFAMKIAGVLIALAFVDYFYQWREYEKNLMMSKEEIKEEYKQTEGNPQTKSKIRETQRRLARSRMMQEVPKADVIITNPTHLSVALKYDAEKYSAPYLIAKGADNIAFNIRKIGKENDIPIVENKILARTIYENVEIGETIPDDLYEAVAEVLAYVYSLKDKY, encoded by the coding sequence ATGAGAAGCAGAATTTTTTCTATAGATTTACAACTTTTTGCAGAAGGAGAAAAGACAGAAAAGGCAACCCCAAAGAAAAGAAGAGATACAAGAGAAGAAGGGCAAGTTCTCCAAAGTAGAGAAGTCACTTCCGCCTTTATTTTATTATTATGCTTTATAGGTTTTAAAATTTTTGGAGGTAGAATATTCAGTAATTATCTTGAATTTTTAGAAGAGGTTTTTTCTTTAATATCTAATCCTACTGATATCTTTTTGGAGTCAAATTTTAAGGTAGGATTTCTAAAAGTTATTGTTGAATTTTTGGGGGCAATTCTTCCCATAGGTTTAATATCTCTTCTATCAGGATTATTAATAAATTATGCTCAGATAGGATTCTTGTTTACGACAAAGCCTTTGAAGATTAAACTCAGCAGGATAAATCCTATTGAAGGATTCAAGAGATTATTTTCAAAAAGAGCAATTATGGAGTTGTTAAAATCTATTATTAAGGTAGTCATCATAGGATATGTGGCTTATAATTTTATATCGAATAATTTAAACACCATAATTAACCTTCCGGGACTTGAGATGATTCCGGCCATCAAAAGTATGTCAAGTATTATACTTGATTTTGCAATGAAGATTGCGGGAGTTTTAATTGCTCTTGCGTTTGTTGATTATTTTTATCAATGGAGAGAATACGAAAAGAATTTGATGATGAGTAAGGAAGAAATAAAAGAGGAATATAAGCAGACGGAAGGAAATCCTCAAACGAAATCTAAAATAAGGGAGACTCAGAGGAGGCTTGCCAGGAGTAGAATGATGCAGGAAGTTCCTAAGGCGGATGTTATAATTACAAATCCTACCCATCTTTCTGTTGCCCTGAAATATGATGCTGAAAAATATTCAGCTCCGTATTTGATAGCAAAAGGAGCGGATAATATTGCTTTTAATATAAGAAAGATTGGAAAAGAAAATGATATACCGATTGTAGAGAACAAAATTTTGGCAAGAACTATATATGAAAATGTGGAAATCGGAGAGACAATTCCCGACGATTTGTATGAAGCGGTAGCTGAAGTATTGGCATATGTATATAGTTTAAAAGATAAGTATTAG
- the fliM gene encoding flagellar motor switch protein FliM yields MPEVLSQNEIDALLQAISSGEANVQDMKEEKGSKKVKKYDFKNPQKIAKDQLRTLEIIHENFSRLLQTFLSGYLRAPVKIGIMTVDQYAYSEFNNAISNPAFLTIINFNPLDGQIVIDISTNIVYTMIDRLLGGDGDGKYESRGFTEIELSLLTVIMSKLNDFIKEAWSNVIDLEPSLEKIETNSQFAQIVPPNETVALITLNIEVGKVEGMINVCIPYIVIEPILDKLSTKYWFSTSKKDVSEEDEKLIKDRILDTIVPITAELGNTRVKISDIVNLTEGDVIGFDKSNNENIKVKIGPFVKFLGKLGTKNNKMAIKINKIIEEGENIYG; encoded by the coding sequence TTGCCAGAAGTATTGTCTCAAAATGAAATAGATGCCCTACTTCAAGCTATTAGCTCAGGTGAAGCAAATGTCCAGGATATGAAAGAAGAGAAGGGTTCTAAAAAAGTTAAAAAGTATGATTTTAAAAATCCTCAGAAAATTGCAAAGGATCAATTGAGAACTTTAGAAATAATCCATGAGAATTTTAGTAGGCTATTGCAGACTTTTCTATCCGGCTACTTAAGAGCGCCTGTTAAGATAGGTATTATGACTGTGGATCAATATGCCTACAGTGAATTCAACAATGCGATTTCCAATCCGGCTTTTCTAACCATTATTAATTTTAACCCTTTGGATGGCCAGATAGTAATTGATATATCTACTAATATTGTATATACAATGATTGACAGACTCTTGGGAGGAGATGGAGATGGAAAATATGAATCCAGAGGATTTACGGAAATTGAATTATCGCTATTAACTGTAATAATGTCAAAACTAAATGATTTTATTAAGGAAGCATGGAGTAATGTAATTGATTTGGAACCGTCCTTAGAAAAGATTGAAACTAATTCTCAGTTTGCTCAGATAGTACCTCCTAACGAAACTGTTGCTTTGATAACATTGAATATTGAAGTGGGAAAGGTAGAAGGAATGATAAATGTTTGTATTCCATATATAGTCATAGAGCCTATATTGGATAAACTTAGCACAAAATATTGGTTTTCGACTTCCAAAAAGGATGTTTCCGAAGAAGACGAAAAATTAATTAAAGATAGGATCTTGGATACGATAGTTCCCATAACAGCCGAACTGGGGAATACGAGAGTTAAGATCAGTGATATTGTCAATTTAACTGAGGGAGATGTAATAGGGTTTGATAAGAGTAATAATGAAAATATAAAGGTCAAAATAGGTCCCTTTGTTAAATTTTTAGGTAAACTTGGAACTAAGAATAATAAGATGGCAATAAAAATTAATAAGATAATAGAGGAAGGTGAAAATATATATGGCTAA
- the fliP gene encoding flagellar type III secretion system pore protein FliP (The bacterial flagellar biogenesis protein FliP forms a type III secretion system (T3SS)-type pore required for flagellar assembly.) encodes MTKRTVNLLILIFIISMIFSSGVYAQSGVSLFGKNIKIEDGGTPQDYVSSIKLLLLLTVLSLAPSILIMMTSFTRIIIILSFIRNALGLQQTPPSQVLIGLALCLTMFVMAPVGKQINSEALQPFLKEEINQEEALKKAMAPVREFMFKQTRDKDLSLFMNIKNISNVKNLDAIPNYVLIPAFIISELKTAFQIGFIIYVPFLVIDMIVSSTLMSMGMMMLPPVIISFPFKILLFILVDGWNLISKAMVLGFK; translated from the coding sequence ATGACAAAAAGAACAGTTAATTTGTTAATTTTAATCTTTATTATAAGTATGATATTTAGCAGTGGAGTTTATGCACAATCTGGGGTATCATTATTTGGGAAAAATATCAAAATAGAGGATGGAGGTACTCCTCAAGATTATGTATCTTCTATAAAGTTACTTCTTCTATTGACGGTATTATCTTTGGCACCATCGATACTGATAATGATGACAAGCTTTACCAGGATTATAATTATACTTTCTTTTATAAGGAATGCCTTAGGTTTGCAGCAGACTCCTCCCAGTCAGGTTTTAATCGGGTTGGCATTGTGCTTAACGATGTTTGTCATGGCTCCTGTTGGTAAACAAATTAACAGCGAAGCTTTGCAGCCTTTTTTAAAGGAGGAAATAAATCAGGAAGAGGCTTTGAAAAAAGCGATGGCTCCCGTAAGAGAATTTATGTTCAAGCAGACGAGGGATAAAGACTTATCTCTTTTTATGAACATTAAAAATATTTCTAATGTTAAGAACTTGGATGCCATACCTAATTATGTGCTGATTCCGGCTTTTATTATAAGTGAATTGAAAACTGCTTTTCAAATAGGATTTATTATATATGTGCCGTTTCTTGTAATAGATATGATAGTATCAAGTACTTTAATGTCAATGGGGATGATGATGCTTCCCCCTGTTATAATTTCATTTCCGTTTAAAATATTATTGTTTATTTTAGTTGACGGGTGGAATTTAATATCTAAAGCTATGGTTTTAGGATTCAAATAA
- the fliR gene encoding flagellar biosynthetic protein FliR yields MEEILNMVLSKWEIFLLIFIRLSGIFIFSPFFSSKNVPNIVKIGFNFMLSIIVMNVLNINSLNLKGANYVVLIIKELSIGLIIGFISYVFFSTFYVLGQIIDMETGFAMVNVLDPQFNTQIPVMGNFYYIMSFLIFLTINGHHLLIKALVDSYKLAPIGKFTIDKNIAFFMADIVSKSFSIGFRLSIPVITTILLIDILMGVLSRTMPQMNVFVVGMPLKIVIGLVVVMVTLPLFGVISNNVFEEMFNSIYEFLRLLT; encoded by the coding sequence ATGGAAGAAATTTTAAATATGGTACTTAGTAAATGGGAGATTTTTTTGTTAATCTTTATAAGGCTTTCAGGAATATTTATTTTCTCTCCTTTTTTTAGCTCTAAGAATGTACCAAATATTGTTAAAATAGGTTTTAACTTTATGCTTTCTATTATTGTTATGAATGTACTGAATATCAATTCTTTAAATTTAAAGGGGGCTAATTATGTTGTTTTGATAATTAAGGAACTGTCTATAGGACTTATCATAGGGTTTATAAGTTATGTTTTTTTTTCAACCTTTTATGTATTGGGGCAGATTATCGATATGGAAACGGGATTTGCCATGGTAAATGTTCTTGATCCTCAGTTTAATACGCAAATACCTGTTATGGGTAATTTTTATTATATAATGTCATTTTTAATATTTTTGACTATAAACGGACATCATCTTTTGATAAAGGCATTGGTGGATAGTTATAAGCTTGCACCAATTGGTAAATTTACAATAGATAAAAATATTGCTTTTTTCATGGCTGATATTGTGTCCAAAAGTTTTTCGATAGGGTTTAGATTGAGCATTCCTGTGATTACTACTATTTTATTAATTGATATTCTTATGGGGGTTCTTTCAAGAACTATGCCTCAGATGAATGTATTTGTTGTAGGAATGCCGCTAAAGATTGTTATAGGTCTTGTGGTAGTTATGGTGACATTACCATTATTTGGGGTTATATCAAACAATGTATTTGAAGAAATGTTTAATAGTATATATGAATTCTTAAGGTTATTAACATGA
- the fliQ gene encoding flagellar biosynthesis protein FliQ encodes MSEGDIIKIAQSAIRTILTASAPMLIFSLAVGLVISIFQAVTQIQESTLAFVPKIIAVLLALVIFGPWILKVLTEFTSGLLTNINSYIQ; translated from the coding sequence ATGAGTGAAGGAGATATAATTAAAATTGCACAAAGTGCTATTAGAACTATTTTAACGGCATCAGCTCCAATGCTGATCTTTAGTTTGGCAGTAGGTCTTGTTATAAGTATATTTCAGGCGGTAACTCAAATTCAGGAATCCACTTTAGCTTTTGTTCCTAAGATAATAGCCGTACTTTTAGCTCTTGTAATATTTGGACCTTGGATATTGAAAGTTCTGACGGAATTTACTTCGGGGCTGCTTACAAATATTAATTCTTATATACAATAG
- the flhA gene encoding flagellar biosynthesis protein FlhA: MKFGDIVVAVAVIAMVVIIIIPIPKVLLDILLTVNLALSLLILLLSMYTKDILDISVFPSLLLITTLYRMSLNISTTRGILTEGNAGSVIEVFGNFVIQGNIVVGFIIYIIIVIVQFLVITKGSERVAEVAARFTLDAMPGKQMAIDADLNAGLITESEAKKKRKEVQQYADFYGSMDGASKFVKGDAIASILITFVNVLGGFLIGMMSMGLSFSEALQKYVLLTVGNGLVGQIPALLISTATGIIVTRAASESSLGKDLVEQMFGKNPQLLSIVGGVLAFLGIFTPLHFYIVIALIFLLLSYLMKKATKGKEKEESVSVGPTEAEELRRPENVMSLLKVDSIELEFGYGLIPLADVSQGGDLLDRIVMIRRQIAMEMGLVVPIVRLRDNIQLNPNEYVIKIKGVEVSKGEVYFDHYMAMDSGAATGEIEGIDTVEPAFGLPAKWITDKEREKAEVLGYTVVDPPSVIATHLTEIIKQRAYELIGRQEVKSLIDNVKEEYPAVVEEVVPKVLSLGEIEKVLSNLLREQISIRDMVTILETLADYGTVTKDTDLLTEYVRQKLSGYITNRYVENNHLKVVTLDSQVEELIMNSINKSDTGSYLSLEPRKAQTILNNTLKVVKKLTSIGEQPIILTAPIVRLYFKRLTEQLTNDLVVLSYNEIESSVEVQSVGMVSI; this comes from the coding sequence ATGAAGTTTGGAGATATAGTTGTAGCGGTGGCAGTCATTGCTATGGTAGTAATAATTATAATACCTATTCCTAAGGTTTTATTGGATATTTTGCTTACTGTGAATCTTGCGTTAAGCTTGCTTATATTACTGCTTTCTATGTATACGAAAGATATATTGGATATATCCGTATTTCCTTCCCTTCTTTTAATAACTACTTTGTACAGAATGTCTTTAAATATATCTACAACAAGAGGAATTTTAACTGAAGGAAATGCTGGAAGCGTAATAGAGGTTTTTGGAAATTTTGTTATACAGGGTAATATAGTCGTCGGATTCATAATATACATTATAATTGTTATTGTGCAGTTTTTAGTAATTACAAAAGGTTCGGAAAGAGTTGCCGAAGTGGCTGCAAGATTCACTCTTGATGCAATGCCCGGAAAGCAAATGGCAATAGATGCCGATTTAAATGCGGGACTTATTACTGAAAGTGAAGCGAAGAAGAAAAGAAAAGAGGTACAGCAATATGCTGACTTTTATGGATCTATGGATGGAGCAAGTAAATTTGTAAAAGGAGATGCTATAGCAAGTATTCTAATAACCTTTGTAAATGTTTTGGGAGGCTTTTTAATAGGAATGATGAGTATGGGTTTAAGCTTTTCCGAAGCTTTACAAAAATATGTTCTTCTTACTGTAGGAAACGGATTGGTTGGCCAGATACCTGCCCTTTTGATTTCAACGGCAACAGGTATCATAGTTACCAGAGCTGCTTCTGAAAGCAGTTTAGGAAAAGATTTAGTCGAGCAGATGTTTGGGAAGAATCCTCAGCTTCTTTCTATAGTAGGTGGTGTGTTAGCATTTTTGGGAATATTTACTCCACTCCATTTTTATATAGTCATCGCTTTAATTTTCTTATTATTGTCCTATTTAATGAAGAAAGCAACAAAAGGAAAAGAGAAAGAAGAGAGTGTCTCCGTGGGGCCGACTGAAGCGGAGGAATTGAGAAGACCTGAAAATGTCATGTCCTTATTAAAAGTGGACAGCATAGAGCTGGAATTTGGTTATGGCTTAATACCACTGGCGGACGTAAGCCAAGGCGGAGATTTATTGGACAGAATAGTAATGATAAGAAGGCAGATTGCTATGGAAATGGGGCTGGTGGTTCCTATTGTAAGATTGAGGGATAATATTCAACTAAATCCAAACGAATATGTGATAAAGATCAAGGGAGTGGAAGTCTCCAAAGGTGAAGTTTATTTCGATCATTATATGGCTATGGATTCCGGTGCAGCTACAGGTGAAATTGAAGGAATTGATACGGTAGAACCTGCTTTCGGACTTCCTGCTAAATGGATTACCGACAAAGAAAGAGAAAAGGCAGAAGTTTTGGGATATACAGTAGTAGATCCTCCTTCAGTAATAGCTACTCATTTAACTGAAATTATTAAGCAGAGAGCTTATGAATTAATAGGAAGACAGGAAGTTAAATCCCTTATTGATAATGTAAAGGAAGAATATCCCGCTGTGGTGGAAGAGGTTGTTCCGAAGGTGTTATCCCTTGGAGAGATAGAAAAGGTCCTTTCAAATCTTTTAAGAGAACAGATAAGTATCAGGGATATGGTTACAATATTGGAAACTTTAGCTGATTATGGTACGGTTACAAAGGATACGGATTTATTAACGGAGTATGTCAGGCAAAAACTTTCAGGGTATATAACAAACAGATATGTGGAAAATAATCATTTGAAGGTCGTTACCTTGGACAGTCAAGTAGAAGAGTTGATAATGAATTCCATAAATAAAAGCGATACGGGTTCTTATCTTTCGTTAGAACCCAGGAAAGCTCAAACAATCTTAAACAATACATTGAAGGTAGTTAAAAAACTTACTTCCATCGGAGAACAACCTATAATATTAACGGCACCAATTGTCAGATTGTATTTCAAAAGGCTTACAGAACAGTTGACAAATGATTTGGTTGTCTTGTCCTATAATGAGATAGAGTCTTCTGTTGAGGTCCAATCTGTAGGGATGGTGAGTATATAA
- a CDS encoding flagellar basal body-associated FliL family protein — MSTKKVILIVVVVVIIILGLAGTIAGYVFNKGGFTFFENNKKKEKVEKYYLSLDSIYCNIKDSKKVLSLKVTIELIDEDSKTELENKQFLIKDDINKIIRNKTEEELQGSEGLTNLQKEIKNSLVKIFDDESITNVYFDEMIIQ; from the coding sequence GTGAGTACTAAGAAAGTAATACTAATTGTGGTAGTTGTTGTTATAATTATACTTGGACTTGCCGGAACAATAGCGGGATATGTGTTTAATAAAGGGGGCTTTACTTTTTTTGAAAATAATAAGAAGAAGGAGAAAGTTGAAAAATATTATTTATCTTTAGATAGTATATATTGTAATATAAAAGACAGTAAAAAAGTGCTCAGCCTTAAGGTGACAATAGAACTGATCGATGAAGACAGCAAAACGGAATTGGAAAATAAACAATTTTTAATAAAAGATGATATAAACAAAATAATCAGAAATAAAACAGAAGAAGAACTTCAGGGAAGCGAAGGGCTGACCAATCTTCAGAAGGAAATAAAGAACAGTTTGGTAAAAATATTCGATGACGAAAGTATCACAAATGTTTATTTCGATGAAATGATTATTCAGTAG
- the fliY gene encoding flagellar motor switch phosphatase FliY, whose product MANDMLSQEEIDALLKGTTEDNLTDLNEEISEVERDALGEIGNISMGSAATALSTLLKQRVSITIPQVSVENINILADEYTIPFVAIDVKYKTGLEGSNVLILKTDDVKIITDLMLGKETFDLNRELTEMDLSAVSEAMNQMMGTACTSLSEMFSRKIDIEPPKSTEITFEKAKDELDVLKNADSIVKISFKMTVGDIINSNIMQLIPVGFAKELVSKLMGQDSQVESEEEVVSANSTDDSSLSYEYEKEDDLDKMFDSKVKKEERKEEKKEKHLHENKNIETDKSVIVKKPKFEAFDVEPKKENLHNESIDLVGDIPVEITAELGRTAKKIKEILEYGVGTIVELDKLVGEPLDVYANGKFIAKGEVVVIDDNFGIRITDISNSYKEDN is encoded by the coding sequence ATGGCTAATGATATGCTTTCTCAAGAAGAGATAGACGCATTATTAAAGGGAACAACGGAAGATAATTTAACGGATTTAAATGAGGAAATCAGTGAAGTGGAAAGAGATGCGCTGGGAGAGATTGGTAATATCAGTATGGGTTCGGCGGCAACTGCTTTATCTACTTTATTAAAACAGAGGGTAAGTATTACGATACCCCAAGTTTCCGTGGAGAATATCAATATTCTTGCCGATGAGTATACAATTCCCTTTGTTGCTATAGATGTAAAATATAAAACTGGACTGGAAGGGTCAAATGTATTAATATTAAAGACGGATGATGTAAAAATCATAACTGATCTAATGTTAGGAAAAGAAACTTTTGATTTAAACAGAGAACTGACAGAAATGGATTTATCTGCTGTAAGCGAAGCTATGAATCAGATGATGGGGACCGCATGTACGTCTCTTTCGGAGATGTTTTCAAGAAAGATAGATATTGAGCCTCCAAAATCCACGGAGATAACATTTGAAAAGGCAAAAGATGAGTTAGATGTATTGAAAAATGCCGATTCAATTGTTAAGATATCTTTTAAGATGACAGTGGGAGATATTATAAACAGTAATATCATGCAACTTATTCCAGTAGGGTTTGCAAAGGAGTTAGTGTCAAAGTTAATGGGACAAGATTCTCAAGTTGAATCGGAGGAAGAAGTTGTTTCTGCCAATTCAACCGATGACTCTTCTTTATCTTACGAATATGAAAAAGAAGATGATTTGGATAAAATGTTTGATTCAAAGGTAAAAAAGGAGGAAAGAAAGGAAGAGAAAAAAGAGAAGCATTTACACGAAAACAAAAATATAGAGACAGATAAAAGTGTTATTGTAAAAAAACCTAAGTTTGAGGCTTTTGATGTTGAGCCCAAGAAGGAAAACTTACACAATGAAAGTATAGATTTAGTAGGAGATATTCCCGTTGAAATAACCGCAGAACTGGGAAGGACAGCTAAAAAAATTAAAGAGATATTGGAATATGGCGTAGGTACTATTGTTGAATTGGATAAACTTGTAGGGGAACCATTAGATGTTTATGCAAACGGAAAATTTATTGCTAAGGGTGAAGTTGTGGTTATAGATGATAATTTTGGGATAAGGATAACCGATATATCAAATTCATATAAAGAGGATAATTAA